A window from Chitinophaga filiformis encodes these proteins:
- a CDS encoding 3-hydroxyacyl-ACP dehydratase: MFIHTDNVTAYIPQRTPIVMISGILEVKDNITRTGLQIAADNLFVEDGVLKSPGLLENMAQTAAARVGYIAQQENTPVPIGFIGAVKDFEVFEFPPAGSFIETTTEIQSQVFNATMVAAKVTLNGKVMAQCELKIFINP, translated from the coding sequence ATGTTCATCCACACCGACAACGTTACAGCATATATACCGCAACGCACACCGATAGTCATGATCAGCGGCATATTGGAAGTAAAGGACAACATCACCCGTACCGGCCTGCAGATTGCAGCCGATAATCTTTTTGTGGAAGATGGCGTGCTGAAATCGCCCGGACTGCTGGAGAACATGGCGCAGACTGCGGCTGCCCGTGTAGGATATATAGCCCAGCAGGAAAATACCCCGGTTCCTATCGGCTTTATCGGCGCCGTAAAAGACTTCGAAGTGTTTGAATTCCCTCCCGCCGGATCCTTCATTGAGACCACCACGGAAATACAAAGTCAGGTGTTCAACGCTACCATGGTAGCTGCTAAAGTGACCCTGAATGGAAAGGTAATGGCGCAATGTGAACTGAAAATTTTCATAAACCCATAA
- a CDS encoding NAD(P)/FAD-dependent oxidoreductase — MTTEKVDVLVIGAGPSGTVAASIIHQAGYSVKIVEKLKFPRFVIGESLLPRSMEALEEARFIDAIKAKGFQEKYGAKFVKGNKVCDFTFKEQHTPGWNWTWQVTRADFDKTLADTVEAMGVPVCYETTVTAIRFNGSDSVTTVEDIHGNKSEIAARFIVDGSGYGRVIPRLFNLEKNSNLQPRKALFAHTVDARRSMADEPNRITAVVHQPGTWIWIIPFSTGVTSVGFVSDPSFFNSYSGTPEQQYRALLEAEPYTRERFRDVELVFEPRILESWSATTDKFYGDGFVLTGNVTEFLDPIFSSGVTLACVSAQTAAKLVIRKLKGEAVDWEKEYMEPTMQGVNTFRSYVMAWYDGTLDKIFFSDDQRPEVKNQICSVLAGYVWDMSNPFVQHHDTALKRLARTIELTQIIKQDQ; from the coding sequence ATGACAACAGAAAAGGTAGACGTATTAGTGATTGGTGCGGGCCCTTCAGGAACAGTGGCGGCATCCATTATCCACCAGGCAGGCTATTCTGTGAAAATAGTGGAAAAGCTTAAATTCCCCCGCTTTGTGATAGGTGAAAGCCTGCTGCCACGTAGTATGGAAGCGTTGGAAGAAGCCCGTTTTATTGATGCCATTAAGGCCAAAGGTTTCCAGGAAAAGTATGGCGCCAAGTTCGTAAAAGGTAACAAGGTATGCGACTTTACCTTTAAAGAACAGCATACGCCCGGCTGGAACTGGACCTGGCAGGTAACCAGGGCCGATTTTGACAAGACCCTGGCAGATACGGTAGAAGCAATGGGTGTACCTGTGTGCTATGAAACAACAGTGACCGCCATTCGCTTTAACGGATCGGATTCTGTGACTACAGTAGAAGATATACACGGCAATAAAAGTGAAATAGCTGCCCGTTTCATTGTAGACGGCAGTGGATATGGCAGGGTGATCCCCCGCTTGTTCAACCTGGAAAAGAACTCAAACCTGCAGCCGCGTAAGGCCCTGTTTGCACATACAGTGGATGCCCGCCGTTCCATGGCAGACGAGCCTAACCGTATTACAGCAGTGGTACATCAACCAGGTACCTGGATCTGGATCATTCCATTCTCTACCGGAGTGACCTCTGTTGGTTTCGTAAGCGATCCTTCATTTTTTAACAGCTATTCCGGCACACCGGAACAGCAATACCGGGCTTTGCTGGAAGCAGAGCCTTATACCAGGGAGCGTTTCCGTGATGTGGAACTGGTGTTCGAACCACGTATCCTGGAGTCATGGTCTGCCACTACAGACAAGTTCTATGGAGACGGCTTTGTGCTGACAGGCAACGTAACAGAATTTCTGGACCCTATTTTCTCATCTGGCGTAACTTTGGCCTGCGTTTCGGCGCAGACTGCCGCTAAACTGGTGATCCGCAAGCTGAAAGGAGAAGCGGTTGACTGGGAGAAGGAATACATGGAGCCTACCATGCAGGGCGTGAATACTTTCCGCTCTTATGTAATGGCCTGGTATGACGGCACCCTGGACAAGATCTTCTTCTCTGATGATCAGCGCCCGGAAGTGAAAAATCAGATCTGTTCAGTGCTGGCAGGGTATGTTTGGGATATGAGCAATCCTTTTGTACAGCACCATGACACAGCACTGAAACGCCTGGCACGTACCATAGAATTAACACAAATTATAAAACAGGACCAATAG
- a CDS encoding methyltransferase, with product MEFFTKETKTALQAQEAALRLAFAPIAFQATRALRDMGILQAISDAGQKGLTIEEVLEKVSLSRYAVRVLLEAGLGIELLIVNDKRYILTKTGYFILHDKLTRINMNFSQDICYRGMDHLQDSLKEGRPVGLKELGPWDTIYPGLPLLPPEIGKSWFDFDHYYSDLAFPQALPIVFENKPRTLLDIGGNTGKWTLACTAYDADVKVTMFDLPGEIAIAQQRTKEAGVADRVSFHEANILDESLPFPSGFDAIWMSQFLDCFSEEQIVSILKRCREALTENGTIFILEPFWNRQPFKSAAFCLQQTSLYFTAMANGNSQMYHTDDFFKCIEDAGLQIVEENNQMGLSYTLLKCKRK from the coding sequence ATGGAGTTTTTTACTAAAGAAACGAAAACAGCACTACAGGCGCAGGAAGCAGCATTGAGACTGGCTTTTGCGCCGATAGCATTTCAGGCTACCCGTGCCCTTCGTGATATGGGCATCCTGCAGGCTATCAGTGACGCCGGACAAAAGGGACTGACCATTGAAGAAGTACTGGAAAAAGTATCGCTCTCCCGTTATGCCGTACGCGTACTGCTGGAAGCGGGACTCGGTATCGAACTGCTTATTGTGAACGATAAAAGATACATTCTGACCAAGACAGGTTATTTTATCCTGCACGATAAGCTGACCCGCATTAATATGAACTTCTCCCAGGACATCTGCTACCGCGGTATGGATCACCTGCAGGACAGTTTAAAGGAAGGCCGGCCGGTAGGATTAAAAGAGCTGGGCCCCTGGGACACCATCTATCCCGGATTGCCATTGCTGCCACCGGAAATAGGCAAGAGCTGGTTTGACTTCGACCATTACTACTCTGATCTGGCATTCCCACAGGCATTGCCGATCGTATTTGAAAATAAACCCCGTACACTGCTGGACATTGGTGGTAATACCGGTAAATGGACACTGGCCTGCACTGCCTATGATGCAGATGTAAAAGTGACCATGTTCGACCTGCCGGGAGAAATTGCCATTGCACAGCAGCGTACCAAAGAAGCTGGCGTGGCTGACCGTGTGTCTTTCCATGAAGCCAACATCCTGGATGAAAGCCTGCCTTTCCCTTCCGGATTTGACGCTATATGGATGAGCCAGTTCCTTGATTGCTTTTCGGAAGAACAGATCGTATCTATACTGAAACGTTGCCGTGAGGCGCTGACAGAGAACGGTACTATCTTCATCCTGGAACCGTTCTGGAACAGGCAGCCATTCAAATCGGCCGCTTTCTGCCTCCAGCAGACATCCTTGTATTTTACCGCTATGGCGAATGGCAACAGCCAGATGTACCATACGGACGATTTCTTTAAATGTATCGAAGACGCGGGACTACAGATAGTTGAAGAGAATAACCAGATGGGACTTAGCTACACACTGTTAAAATGTAAAAGAAAATAG
- a CDS encoding acyl-CoA thioesterase, with protein sequence MMSPVLTERANILVKFNEADPLGIVWHGHYIRYFEDGREAFGEKYGLRYLDIYKEGYTVPVVNVQCNYKRSLRYGDRVVVETNYVNTAAAKIRFEYKLYNFATGELVADGSSLQVFLDVATSTLQLTIPPFFEKWKAQHGQIIAPNNVKR encoded by the coding sequence ATGATGAGCCCTGTATTGACTGAGCGTGCGAATATACTTGTGAAGTTCAATGAAGCCGATCCACTGGGAATAGTATGGCATGGACATTATATTCGCTATTTTGAAGATGGGAGAGAGGCTTTCGGTGAGAAATACGGGCTGCGCTACCTCGATATTTATAAAGAAGGATATACCGTACCTGTTGTGAATGTACAATGCAATTATAAACGTTCACTGAGATACGGAGACCGTGTAGTTGTGGAAACCAATTATGTGAATACCGCCGCTGCAAAGATCAGGTTTGAATATAAGCTATACAATTTTGCAACCGGTGAGCTGGTAGCTGATGGTAGTTCTCTCCAGGTATTCCTGGACGTGGCTACATCTACACTGCAGCTGACCATCCCTCCATTTTTTGAAAAATGGAAAGCACAGCATGGGCAGATCATTGCTCCTAATAATGTGAAAAGATGA
- a CDS encoding beta-ketoacyl synthase N-terminal-like domain-containing protein yields MKSVYVVADNILSPLGRTTEENFVNVRDGLSGIRLHDNPVMSAAPFYAAMMAPDQLENSWNEESLEQYTKFEQLVILSVQNALDRTSIDITDGRTAFIVSTTKGNIELLEQEEDPANAPLQEMELFHTAKKIAQYFNYTEDPIVVSNACISGLLAILTARRLILSGRYDHAVVTGADVVTRFVLSGFQSFQAVSSEPCRPFDANRKGVTLGEGAATVILTNNEAYVTPSSIRVGAGAVSNDANHISGPSRTGAELSIAMQKAMKGSGLRPADIGFVSAHGTATPYNDEMESKALHLAGLLEVPVNSLKGYYGHTLGAAGLIEAVIGMHALQQQLVIPTAGFQSLGVPHPVMVSNQLSSRPMQHFLKTVSGFGGCNAAMIFSK; encoded by the coding sequence ATGAAAAGTGTGTATGTAGTGGCAGATAATATATTGTCGCCACTGGGCAGAACAACAGAAGAGAACTTTGTAAACGTGAGGGATGGCCTGAGCGGTATCCGGCTGCATGACAATCCTGTCATGTCGGCAGCGCCGTTCTATGCGGCTATGATGGCACCCGACCAGCTGGAAAACAGCTGGAACGAGGAAAGCCTCGAACAGTATACAAAGTTCGAACAGCTGGTGATACTATCCGTGCAGAATGCACTGGACAGAACGTCCATTGACATTACGGATGGTCGTACTGCTTTCATCGTATCCACTACAAAGGGAAACATTGAACTGCTGGAGCAGGAGGAAGATCCTGCCAATGCGCCATTGCAGGAAATGGAGTTGTTCCATACTGCAAAGAAGATAGCACAGTATTTTAATTATACAGAAGATCCTATAGTAGTCAGCAACGCCTGTATCTCAGGCTTGCTGGCTATTTTAACAGCCAGAAGGCTGATCCTTTCCGGCCGTTATGACCACGCAGTGGTAACCGGCGCAGATGTGGTGACCAGGTTCGTATTATCTGGCTTCCAGTCTTTCCAGGCTGTCAGCAGCGAGCCATGCCGGCCTTTCGATGCCAACCGTAAAGGAGTGACATTAGGAGAAGGAGCAGCCACTGTGATACTGACCAATAACGAAGCATACGTTACTCCTTCTTCCATCCGGGTAGGAGCAGGAGCTGTGAGTAATGATGCCAATCACATTTCCGGACCTTCCCGTACCGGGGCAGAGCTGAGCATCGCCATGCAAAAGGCAATGAAAGGTTCGGGGCTGCGGCCTGCAGATATCGGTTTCGTTTCCGCCCATGGTACAGCAACGCCGTACAACGATGAAATGGAATCCAAGGCGCTGCACCTGGCAGGATTGCTGGAAGTGCCTGTGAACAGCCTCAAAGGGTATTATGGGCATACACTGGGTGCGGCAGGGCTCATAGAGGCCGTGATAGGTATGCATGCACTGCAGCAGCAGCTGGTCATTCCCACAGCGGGATTCCAGTCTCTCGGCGTACCTCACCCGGTAATGGTGAGCAATCAGCTGAGCAGCAGGCCTATGCAGCATTTCCTGAAGACAGTATCCGGTTTTGGCGGTTGTAATGCAGCCATGATATTTTCGAAATAA
- a CDS encoding lipid A biosynthesis acyltransferase — translation MPSWEGKSKGNKLGYSIFIGTLRYGGVLPAYVLLRFVAAYYFLFSYSSSRPIFQYFHTRVGHGWWRSLLSVYRNYYVFGQVLIDKVVVMSGIRNRFTFEFEGEQYLREITAAGKGGIMLSAHLGNWEVAGHLFRRLETRINIVMFDGEHERIKKYLSSVTGERNVNIIVIKDDLSHIYAINEALSNQELVCMHADRFLEGNKTVTASFLGADARFPAGPFLLAATFRVPVSLVFAFKETSSHYHLYATQPREYHGRRRQGVETAVQDFVHELEAMVKKYPEQWFNYYDFWEIPEDK, via the coding sequence ATGCCTTCCTGGGAGGGGAAATCCAAGGGAAATAAGCTGGGGTACAGTATTTTTATCGGGACATTGCGTTATGGGGGCGTACTGCCTGCTTATGTATTATTAAGGTTTGTTGCCGCATATTATTTTCTGTTTTCCTACAGCTCTTCACGCCCCATTTTTCAATATTTTCATACCAGGGTAGGACATGGCTGGTGGCGATCATTGCTCAGCGTATACCGGAACTACTATGTATTCGGTCAGGTGCTGATCGATAAGGTTGTCGTGATGTCCGGTATCAGGAACCGGTTTACCTTCGAATTTGAGGGAGAACAGTACCTGCGCGAAATCACTGCTGCAGGCAAGGGCGGTATCATGCTCAGTGCCCATTTGGGAAACTGGGAAGTGGCCGGGCACCTGTTCCGGCGCCTGGAAACGCGTATCAATATTGTCATGTTTGACGGCGAGCATGAGCGCATCAAGAAGTACCTGTCATCCGTGACAGGTGAACGTAATGTGAATATTATTGTTATTAAGGATGATTTATCGCACATTTACGCCATTAATGAAGCGCTGAGCAACCAGGAGCTGGTATGTATGCATGCAGACAGGTTCCTGGAAGGCAATAAAACGGTAACCGCATCCTTTCTGGGGGCGGATGCCCGCTTTCCGGCAGGTCCATTCCTGCTGGCGGCCACGTTCAGGGTGCCGGTATCGCTTGTATTTGCTTTTAAGGAAACCAGCAGTCATTATCATTTATATGCAACTCAGCCAAGAGAATATCATGGACGCCGCAGGCAGGGCGTAGAAACTGCCGTTCAGGATTTTGTTCATGAGCTGGAAGCGATGGTTAAGAAATATCCTGAACAATGGTTTAACTATTACGATTTTTGGGAAATACCGGAAGATAAATAA